The following DNA comes from Spirochaetaceae bacterium.
GTCGCCGGGCCGCCGGGCCGCCGCCGGGCTGCGGGGCCATGACCGCGCCGCGCGCTCGCCGGCCCTCCCTACGTCACGTTTCGTGGCCGGTCGCGAACTCCAGCGTGGCGCAGCGGACGCCGCGCCGGTCGGCCGGCACTGCGGTCCGCTTGCCGCACTTGCCGAGTGTGCCGAGCAGCGCCGTGTTGACAGGCCGCCGCCAATGCCGTATCCCGGAGGCGGCATGATGGTGCGGGCGCGCTTCTCGATCTTCGACTTTGTCATCTCGCTGCTTCTCATCCTGCTCAGCCTGTCGTTCCTGTATCCGATCGCCAATCAACTGGCTACTTCAATCAGCGATGCCGATCAACTCGGCTGGCAGGGAGTGACCGTGGTGCCGGTCGGTTTCAGCACCGATGCGTACCGGGCGCTGCTCTCCAACGACGCCATTCTGCGCTACTACATCAACACGATAAAGTACGCCGCGGTCGGTACGTTCATCATGATTATCGCCACTTCGATGATGGCGTATCCGCTCACGTTCCGCGAACTTCGTGGGCGCAAGCTGGTCATGATCCTGCTGGTGATCACGATGTTTTTCTCCGGCGGGCTGGTGCCCTACTACCTGCTGGTACTGTCACTCGGTCTGGTGGACACGATCTGGGCCCTGGTTCTGCCCAACGCCATCGTCGCCTGGAACGTGATCATCTTTCGCACCTTCTTCGGCACCGTACCCACCGCCTTGCGGGAGTCCGCACACATCGACGGCGCCGGCCACTTCCTGGTGCTGTTCCGCATCGTGATGCCACTGTCCAAGCCGTTGCTGGCGACCTTCGTACTGTTTTCCCTGGTCGGTTTCTGGAACGACTATTTCTGGGCGCTGATCTTTCTTCGCGACCAGGACAAGCAGCCGGTGCAACTGTTTCTGCGCCGCATCCTGGTCCTGGTCGACCTCGCCGACCTGGAGAACACCGCCGCTTTGCAGGTATTCAACAACTTCAGCTCGCGCACCGTGAAGGCGGCCGCGCTGATCGTCACCATCACCCCGATCCTGTGCGTGTATCCGTTCCTGCAGAAGTACTTCACCAAGGGGTTGCTCATCGGCTCGCTGAGGGACTGAGCGCCCGCGTCCGGGGCGGCCCACGCTCGGTTGACCGCGCCGCCGAACGCGGCTAGGTTGCGCCATGGCCTGTCACTTTCCACACCTGCTCAATCCACGGATCCATCCTGACGACGGCCGCCGCGGCGTGCGGGTTCCGACCTGGGAGACCTTCGAGCACGTTACCCAGTTCATCACCCTGCGCGACCTCGCGCAGACCGCCTGGCGCGAGGACCTGGAGCGCTACACGGAGCAGTTCAATCTCGGGCGCGTCGTGTGGCCGCTGATGAACCTGCTGCACTGCGGCCACCTGGCGGAAGTGCTCGACGAGATCCGCCGCCGCCGACTGTACCTGTTCGACCTGTGGAGCTACGTTCCCGGCTCGCCGCTGGAGGGAACCTGGTCCAACATCACGCCGCCGCCCGGCATGGTGCGCCACCTGCAGCGCACGCTCGGCGACCGATTCCTCGGTATCGACAACGGCGAGCAGGACGGCCGCTACATCTGGGCAACCGCCGAGCAGCAG
Coding sequences within:
- a CDS encoding carbohydrate ABC transporter permease, which codes for MMVRARFSIFDFVISLLLILLSLSFLYPIANQLATSISDADQLGWQGVTVVPVGFSTDAYRALLSNDAILRYYINTIKYAAVGTFIMIIATSMMAYPLTFRELRGRKLVMILLVITMFFSGGLVPYYLLVLSLGLVDTIWALVLPNAIVAWNVIIFRTFFGTVPTALRESAHIDGAGHFLVLFRIVMPLSKPLLATFVLFSLVGFWNDYFWALIFLRDQDKQPVQLFLRRILVLVDLADLENTAALQVFNNFSSRTVKAAALIVTITPILCVYPFLQKYFTKGLLIGSLRD